The DNA sequence TTAGCGAGTCATTGCCATCTTAAAGATGAACAAGAGGTTATCTTATCAGATGGATTTGTAGTTATTATTTCTGAGTAAAAAGGATTAAAATAATGGCACTCAAGGAAGTTTATGAGTATTTTCGTCACTATGATAAGGAAACTTATCAGGTTGTCGCCTGCATGGGTAATGAACCATCGGAAGAAGATGTTCAGGATTTTGAAAATCAATACGGCATTCGTCTGCCAGAAGATTTCAGGGTATTCACCATGTCATCTCTGGGAGGTCTCTTTATGGAAGTCAGAGAAGAGCTATGGCCAAGAGCCAAGGCTTACGATGTAGCACCATTTTGGACCTTCTGTCGAGGTATTAAGGTCTTGGGAATTGCAAATGGCATCCCAGACTTCTTAGACATTCGTCTTAAAACCAAGGAATTACACGCTCTGGGCTTTGTGGATTATATTCCATTTCTGTCTATCATCGGGGATGGAGATGTGATTTTTTGCTTTGATAAGGACAATCATATAGTAGCTCTAGATTGGTATAATAGTGGCGAAACTGAAGAGCTTGAATGTGATTTTTCAGGACTTTTACTCCATCAAATTGCAGAGCTAGAAGAACGTAAAAATGAGATGGTCAAGCTTTTGGAAAAGGGGAAATCTAGTCAATAATCTATAAGGAAA is a window from the Streptococcus oralis genome containing:
- a CDS encoding SMI1/KNR4 family protein translates to MALKEVYEYFRHYDKETYQVVACMGNEPSEEDVQDFENQYGIRLPEDFRVFTMSSLGGLFMEVREELWPRAKAYDVAPFWTFCRGIKVLGIANGIPDFLDIRLKTKELHALGFVDYIPFLSIIGDGDVIFCFDKDNHIVALDWYNSGETEELECDFSGLLLHQIAELEERKNEMVKLLEKGKSSQ